One region of Limnospira fusiformis SAG 85.79 genomic DNA includes:
- a CDS encoding DUF3288 family protein produces MDDRQQKHPQYKSDRRMVDQLLANQSPGDLELAELARLKIRYQGFPGAWDIQKDLDRLLQMWNYTEDSLFEKTRAIHAEGHVYRAKNRDSDDWV; encoded by the coding sequence ATGGACGATCGCCAACAGAAACACCCCCAGTACAAAAGCGATCGCCGAATGGTTGATCAGCTTTTGGCCAATCAGTCACCGGGAGACTTAGAACTGGCGGAACTTGCGCGTCTGAAAATCCGTTACCAGGGGTTCCCCGGCGCTTGGGATATCCAAAAAGACCTAGATCGACTTTTGCAAATGTGGAATTACACGGAAGACAGCCTCTTCGAGAAAACTCGCGCCATTCATGCTGAGGGTCATGTTTACCGCGCTAAAAACCGAGATAGTGATGATTGGGTATAA
- the patX gene encoding heterocyst-inhibiting protein PatX, which produces MRLSSLIMLSGLALINLANQPKLETTATPSESSHESIYELVQVNDNQIPETESSPTPHRGSGRKG; this is translated from the coding sequence ATGCGTCTTTCCAGTTTAATTATGCTATCTGGCTTGGCACTCATTAATCTAGCTAATCAACCCAAATTGGAGACTACAGCTACCCCGTCTGAGTCTTCCCATGAATCAATTTATGAGCTAGTTCAAGTCAATGACAACCAAATACCAGAGACTGAATCCAGTCCTACCCCCCACCGAGGTAGCGGCAGGAAAGGCTAA
- a CDS encoding ATP-binding protein, with the protein MDKVENFALTSVDLSNCDREPIHIPGKIQSHGCLLVLQEPELIILQASCNTQLFLGREVEAVVGKTLSQVFTPIAFQKISQSLKSHDLKYSNPIDIELTHNNTPQQLTAIVHRHDHVLILELEPHIPTQTHRAYGIYAQIQSSLPAIENKNSFEESAQFLAQEIRQLTEYDRVMIYRFETDGSGIVVAEDKKPELEPFLGLHYPASDIPKQARQLYSKNWVRIIVNVNDNPVAIYPLHNPITQKHIDLSYATLRSVSPIHIEYLQNMGVSASLCISLINDQKLWGLIVCHHYSPKFVSYELRQACELLGQFMSVELFRQYQKNWEAYQIKVKKIQQLFRQELSVHESDLINRIRTMIDSSGQHLLELVNAQGVVIGLQGELTEFGETLPQPDLDDLLSWLRSYYPQEIFYTDRLAEIYPPAQNYINQAAGLLAISIYLDQATYQIVWFRSEIIQTVTWGGNPNKAVVIDDHNQMRLSPRQSFEAWKETVSGHALGWNELEINAAMELRNTLMLAVLHFSHFALEEVAKRAEMANRAKSEFLANMSHEIRTPMNAILGFCDLLKGLVEDDKQQSYLDAIAAGGRALISLIDDILDLSKIEAGKLELEYHHVYLPILLQEIQQIFLPTAMAKGLSLQINFEPNVPKIIEFDEVRLRQILFNIVGNAIKFTEDGSVTISVRAESFEHNSHLTLQIVVADTGIGINPDQHQQIFEAFVQSEGQSNRRYGGTGLGLAITRRLTHLLGGTLTLDSQLSLGSVFTCTFPNVKITQSHQLNNLQTAIYLSDLIPSTILVVDDVESNRKLIAGYFDTTEHLLLEAKDGYQAIAMVETHHPDVILMDLRMPDLDGIATSQLIKQNPHTANIPIVMLTASVVAKDFELSQNLCQGYLRKPVNREQLAAVLSDILARKIDIQPPNIPQQLTEKTAINITKLPLNQLLELKEILRKEEEKGWPELRDRMTQRELRSFLRRLQKLAKNYPWKPLQDYVTILDQQFADFDWDNLPDTINNFPTLRRSLEQLESP; encoded by the coding sequence ATGGATAAAGTCGAAAATTTTGCCTTAACATCTGTTGATCTCAGTAATTGCGATCGTGAACCCATCCATATTCCCGGTAAGATTCAATCTCACGGTTGTTTGCTAGTTCTCCAGGAACCAGAACTAATCATTTTACAAGCTAGTTGTAATACTCAACTATTTTTGGGGCGGGAAGTAGAGGCTGTTGTTGGCAAAACTTTAAGCCAAGTATTTACCCCGATCGCCTTTCAAAAAATATCCCAATCTCTGAAATCCCATGATCTCAAATATTCAAACCCCATTGATATCGAATTAACCCATAACAATACCCCCCAACAATTGACCGCTATTGTCCATCGACATGATCATGTATTAATCCTGGAGTTAGAGCCACATATACCCACACAAACCCACCGCGCTTATGGCATTTATGCACAAATTCAATCTTCCCTTCCCGCTATTGAAAATAAAAACAGTTTCGAGGAATCTGCCCAATTTTTAGCCCAGGAAATTCGCCAATTAACCGAATACGATCGCGTTATGATTTATCGGTTTGAAACTGATGGGAGTGGCATTGTCGTAGCCGAAGATAAAAAACCAGAATTAGAGCCTTTTCTCGGACTCCATTACCCCGCTTCCGACATCCCCAAACAAGCCCGACAACTCTATTCTAAAAACTGGGTGAGGATTATTGTTAATGTTAATGATAATCCCGTCGCTATTTACCCTCTTCATAATCCCATTACTCAAAAACATATCGATTTGAGTTATGCCACTCTTAGGAGTGTTTCCCCTATCCATATTGAATATCTGCAAAATATGGGGGTTTCCGCTTCCTTGTGTATTTCTCTCATTAATGACCAAAAACTATGGGGTTTAATTGTTTGTCATCACTACAGCCCTAAATTTGTCTCCTATGAATTGCGCCAAGCCTGCGAATTATTAGGGCAATTTATGTCAGTGGAACTGTTCCGTCAATATCAAAAAAATTGGGAAGCCTATCAGATTAAAGTCAAAAAAATTCAGCAACTCTTTAGACAAGAACTCTCCGTACATGAATCGGATTTAATTAATCGAATTAGGACAATGATTGATTCTAGTGGTCAACATTTACTAGAATTAGTTAATGCTCAAGGTGTCGTCATTGGCTTACAGGGAGAACTCACTGAGTTCGGAGAAACTCTCCCTCAACCCGATTTAGATGATCTACTCTCCTGGCTGCGTAGCTATTACCCACAGGAAATTTTTTATACCGATCGCCTCGCTGAAATTTACCCACCTGCTCAAAATTACATCAACCAAGCCGCTGGGTTGCTGGCTATTTCCATTTACTTAGATCAAGCCACTTATCAAATAGTTTGGTTTCGTTCAGAAATTATCCAGACTGTTACTTGGGGGGGGAATCCTAACAAAGCAGTTGTTATTGATGATCATAACCAAATGCGCCTATCTCCTCGCCAATCTTTTGAAGCCTGGAAAGAAACAGTTAGTGGTCATGCTTTGGGTTGGAATGAATTAGAAATTAACGCCGCCATGGAACTCCGCAATACTTTAATGTTGGCGGTTTTGCATTTCTCTCATTTCGCCTTAGAAGAAGTTGCGAAACGCGCGGAAATGGCGAATCGAGCTAAAAGTGAGTTTTTGGCTAATATGAGCCATGAAATCCGCACACCCATGAATGCCATTTTGGGTTTTTGTGATTTACTCAAAGGATTGGTTGAAGATGATAAACAACAATCTTATCTCGATGCGATCGCCGCTGGGGGTCGAGCCTTAATTAGTTTGATTGATGATATTTTGGATCTCTCCAAAATTGAGGCGGGAAAACTTGAACTTGAGTATCACCATGTCTATTTGCCAATATTACTACAGGAAATCCAGCAAATATTTTTACCCACAGCTATGGCTAAGGGTTTATCACTACAGATTAATTTTGAACCCAATGTTCCTAAAATTATCGAATTTGATGAAGTCCGACTCCGCCAAATTCTCTTTAATATTGTCGGAAATGCTATCAAATTTACCGAAGATGGTTCCGTTACGATTTCGGTTCGCGCTGAAAGTTTTGAGCATAATTCTCACCTCACTCTCCAAATTGTGGTAGCAGATACTGGTATTGGAATAAATCCAGATCAGCATCAACAGATTTTTGAAGCCTTTGTACAAAGTGAGGGACAAAGTAATCGTCGCTATGGTGGGACTGGACTCGGTTTGGCTATTACTCGAAGACTTACCCATCTGTTGGGAGGTACACTAACTCTCGACAGTCAGTTGAGCTTAGGAAGTGTTTTTACTTGTACCTTTCCTAATGTCAAAATTACACAATCTCATCAATTAAATAATCTACAAACCGCCATTTATTTGTCAGATTTAATCCCCTCTACTATCCTAGTGGTCGATGATGTCGAGTCTAACCGCAAGCTAATTGCTGGTTATTTTGATACCACAGAACACCTACTGCTAGAGGCTAAAGATGGATACCAGGCGATCGCTATGGTTGAAACTCATCATCCTGATGTCATTTTAATGGATCTACGAATGCCCGATTTAGATGGCATTGCGACCAGTCAACTCATCAAACAAAACCCCCACACTGCTAATATTCCCATTGTTATGTTAACCGCTTCTGTGGTCGCCAAAGATTTTGAATTAAGTCAAAATTTATGTCAGGGATATCTACGCAAACCTGTCAATAGAGAGCAACTCGCCGCTGTATTATCCGATATTTTAGCACGCAAAATCGATATTCAACCGCCTAACATACCTCAACAATTAACTGAAAAAACAGCAATTAATATCACTAAATTACCCTTGAATCAATTGCTAGAGTTAAAGGAAATTTTACGCAAGGAAGAAGAGAAAGGATGGCCAGAATTACGCGATCGCATGACTCAAAGAGAGTTGCGATCGTTTTTGCGACGCTTACAAAAGTTAGCTAAAAACTATCCCTGGAAGCCTCTCCAAGATTATGTCACCATTCTCGATCAGCAATTTGCAGACTTTGATTGGGATAACTTACCAGATACTATCAATAACTTCCCCACATTAAGGCGATCACTTGAACAACTAGAGTCCCCCTAG